In the genome of Myxococcus stipitatus, one region contains:
- the purH gene encoding bifunctional phosphoribosylaminoimidazolecarboxamide formyltransferase/IMP cyclohydrolase, with the protein MLALLSVSDKRGLVPFAQGLVHLGFRLLSTGGTLEALKGAGIPATQVSEHTKSPEILGGRVKTLHPRIHGGILGRLELDADREEMKAHGIEPISLVAVNLYPFRQTVSSGAAEAEVIEQIDIGGPAMVRASAKNFRHVAVVVDPDDYPAVLAELEQQKAVGESTRRKLMRKAFAHTAAYDASISAWLSAQAAEPFPGELSLSFRKAQDLRYGENPHQRGAFYREHSAPSEPTVGFAKVLQGKELSYNNILDLDAALGLVLEFPERPTAVIIKHNTPCGVAVDDALVKAYRTARAVDEISAFGGIVALNREVDESTAQAMAETFLEAVIAPSYSPAALQVLAAKKNLRLLEAGPALASPTARPRAQLDGRSVSGGLLLMDRDAVEPELSWKVVSKRSPTPDEERALRFAWKVCKHVKSNAIVFSSGSQLLAQGGGQTNRVDSVRIAMQRGGEALKGSAVASDAFFPFRDGLDEAARAGATCVIHPGGSVRDAEVIAAADEHGMAMVVTGVRHFRH; encoded by the coding sequence GTGCTGGCTCTCCTCAGCGTTTCCGATAAGCGAGGTCTGGTTCCCTTCGCCCAGGGGCTGGTTCACCTGGGCTTCCGCTTGCTGTCGACGGGAGGGACCTTGGAGGCGCTCAAGGGCGCCGGAATCCCCGCCACGCAGGTGTCCGAGCACACGAAGAGCCCCGAGATACTCGGCGGCCGCGTGAAGACGCTCCACCCCCGCATCCATGGCGGCATCCTGGGCCGCCTGGAGCTGGATGCGGACCGGGAGGAGATGAAGGCCCACGGCATCGAGCCCATCTCCCTGGTCGCGGTGAACCTCTACCCCTTCCGTCAGACGGTGTCCTCGGGCGCCGCGGAAGCGGAGGTCATCGAGCAGATTGATATCGGCGGGCCCGCGATGGTGCGCGCGTCCGCGAAGAACTTCCGCCACGTGGCCGTCGTCGTGGACCCGGACGACTACCCCGCGGTGCTCGCGGAGCTGGAGCAGCAGAAGGCGGTGGGCGAGTCCACGCGCCGCAAGCTGATGCGCAAGGCGTTCGCGCACACGGCGGCGTACGACGCGTCCATCTCCGCCTGGCTGTCCGCTCAAGCCGCGGAGCCCTTCCCTGGGGAGCTGTCGCTGTCGTTCCGCAAGGCGCAGGACCTGCGCTACGGCGAGAACCCGCACCAGCGCGGCGCCTTCTATCGCGAGCACTCGGCGCCCTCGGAGCCGACGGTGGGCTTCGCGAAGGTGCTGCAGGGCAAGGAGCTGTCGTACAACAACATCCTGGACCTGGATGCGGCGCTCGGGCTGGTGCTGGAGTTCCCGGAGCGGCCCACCGCGGTCATCATCAAGCACAACACGCCGTGTGGCGTGGCGGTGGATGACGCGCTGGTGAAGGCGTACCGCACGGCGCGGGCGGTGGATGAGATCTCCGCCTTCGGTGGCATCGTGGCGCTCAACCGCGAGGTGGACGAGTCCACCGCCCAGGCCATGGCGGAGACGTTCCTGGAGGCGGTCATCGCCCCGTCCTACTCGCCGGCGGCGCTCCAGGTGCTCGCGGCGAAGAAGAACCTGCGGCTGCTGGAGGCGGGGCCCGCCCTGGCGTCGCCGACGGCCCGGCCTCGGGCCCAGCTGGACGGGCGGAGCGTCTCCGGGGGGCTGCTGCTCATGGACCGCGACGCGGTGGAGCCGGAGCTCTCCTGGAAGGTGGTGTCAAAACGGTCCCCCACCCCGGACGAGGAGCGGGCCCTGCGGTTTGCATGGAAGGTGTGCAAGCACGTCAAGAGCAACGCCATCGTCTTCTCGTCGGGCAGCCAGCTCCTGGCGCAGGGCGGCGGACAGACGAACCGGGTGGACTCGGTCCGAATCGCGATGCAGCGCGGCGGAGAGGCCCTCAAGGGGAGCGCGGTGGCCTCGGACGCCTTCTTCCCCTTCCGGGACGGCCTGGACGAGGCGGCCCGGGCCGGGGCGACCTGCGTCATCCACCCCGGGGGCTCTGTCCGGGATGCGGAGGTCATCGCCGCCGCCGATGAACATGGGATGGCCATGGTGGTGACGGGAGTGCGACACTTCCGCCACTGA
- a CDS encoding sigma factor-like helix-turn-helix DNA-binding protein → MSEVKQVEEGGDQAQEDLAQERRRSKTMSRKEMARDLRRRRLTGQVDPEEADLLKQMDDTRPRTRADCVNGPRPCQFVSCKHNLYLDVNPETGSIKLNFPDKEIWELEHTCALDVAEKGGITLEEVGEIMNLTRERIRQVETRGLMKLREATEAEPPVSARKP, encoded by the coding sequence ATGTCGGAAGTGAAGCAAGTGGAGGAGGGCGGAGACCAGGCGCAAGAGGACCTGGCGCAGGAGCGCCGACGGTCCAAGACGATGTCGCGCAAGGAGATGGCGCGTGATTTGCGTCGTCGCCGTTTGACCGGGCAGGTGGACCCGGAAGAAGCGGACCTGCTCAAGCAGATGGATGACACGCGCCCGCGCACCCGTGCCGACTGCGTCAACGGCCCGCGCCCGTGCCAGTTCGTCTCCTGCAAGCACAACCTCTATCTGGATGTGAATCCGGAGACGGGGTCCATCAAGCTCAACTTCCCGGACAAGGAGATCTGGGAGCTCGAGCACACCTGCGCCCTGGACGTGGCGGAGAAGGGTGGAATCACGCTCGAGGAGGTGGGGGAGATCATGAACCTCACCCGCGAGCGCATCCGCCAGGTGGAGACGCGCGGGCTGATGAAGCTGCGCGAGGCCACCGAAGCCGAGCCCCCCGTCTCGGCCCGCAAGCCCTGA
- a CDS encoding zinc-ribbon domain-containing protein, producing MRIVCQKCAAAYAIDDRLITAKGVRAQCPRCRNLQLVRRDSSAVPSGDAPAAAPRPASSAPPVADDLFAELGGPAAAAPTEVSSTHGRAAKPAADLFADFGAPPPAASADPFASVGDSPSSGSGDPLLDFLGPAPTAPPAPVARMSPGPGAVPVSVMPPTAAAPTPSRAAAPAPAAAAPKSATMGCRTCGKSLLDPFDQALGICDGCRQRESAGGAAKAAAPTPTPAPAASADFLPPLSAPEEGAGESLELASRTSPAPALASEPRSNPRVAPARVASGVRSGSAEKQGASGSSGGRWALVGGLVLLVAGSGVAGFFYLKHQEEQRLRAAAPPPVAAIPEAVQQVLPRWKLKYLMLEGTSQERLSEGQAQLARDERFAYAEAEESFQQALLLDPRSDEAISGYTQALALGRGPGLDDASFAEASSLVEAAEVRAGRTPALLLAHANLLLTRFRQEEPLKRAKELAEESLANAQATAAQKAEAHLVLGRVYLSSSGALAHQHFDSAQKLAPELKRIQYYRALAHESAGEYRLALETLRKRLAADPRDWDSLATTSRIYQEVGEPDEARKLYEARVKADPDELRALLPLAVLRYQSEGTPAVGVRELRALLKSRERYGQRDVAEVLVHLAAAERALGNNDAALKAAEEALGLSADLPEAHLQVFLVALEQRDAAKARKHLSGIQGWLGDRALEAVLEGRVLLLEKKPAQALERFTEASTRDDRRLDAQLLAGVAAAGAKRREDAFRVLNQALRADPLRLEPRALVTRFWMRPSDTVRGVEDIILALAENADDPGPHLYEGLLRFHQGDLDGADRHFREVLESDSNNAGAMAYRALIALQRGNASEARALAARAVSAGRQLPVAHLAQGLVLAEAKQVEPAKRSLREALGLSPTLLSAKARLAQLEVPQRRADARAQLVSVVGLDPAYLPAKRMLYLLER from the coding sequence ATGCGCATCGTCTGCCAGAAATGCGCGGCGGCCTACGCCATCGATGATCGGCTGATCACGGCGAAGGGTGTCCGCGCGCAATGTCCCCGCTGCCGGAACCTGCAACTCGTCCGGCGCGATTCCTCGGCCGTTCCCTCAGGGGATGCGCCGGCCGCAGCGCCTCGTCCCGCGTCGTCCGCGCCTCCCGTGGCGGATGATCTCTTCGCGGAGCTGGGAGGGCCCGCCGCCGCGGCGCCCACGGAGGTCTCCTCCACCCATGGCCGAGCCGCGAAACCCGCCGCGGACCTGTTCGCGGACTTCGGTGCTCCGCCGCCCGCTGCGAGCGCGGACCCCTTCGCCTCCGTGGGGGATTCACCGTCGTCGGGCTCGGGGGATCCGCTGCTCGACTTTCTCGGCCCTGCACCGACGGCGCCTCCCGCTCCGGTCGCGCGCATGTCTCCGGGACCTGGCGCGGTGCCTGTCTCCGTGATGCCTCCCACCGCGGCCGCGCCCACGCCGTCGCGCGCGGCGGCTCCAGCGCCCGCGGCCGCCGCGCCGAAGTCGGCGACGATGGGCTGCCGCACGTGTGGCAAGTCGCTGTTGGACCCCTTCGACCAGGCGCTCGGCATCTGTGATGGATGCCGGCAGCGGGAGTCCGCGGGTGGGGCGGCCAAGGCGGCGGCCCCGACGCCGACTCCGGCGCCCGCCGCGTCGGCGGACTTCCTGCCTCCGCTCAGCGCTCCCGAGGAGGGAGCCGGGGAGTCGCTGGAGCTCGCGTCGCGCACGTCCCCCGCGCCCGCGCTCGCCTCCGAGCCGCGCAGCAATCCTCGCGTGGCGCCAGCGCGGGTCGCGAGTGGTGTGCGGTCGGGCTCCGCCGAGAAGCAAGGGGCGAGTGGCTCGTCCGGAGGACGCTGGGCGTTGGTGGGCGGCCTGGTGTTGCTGGTCGCCGGAAGCGGCGTGGCTGGCTTCTTCTACCTGAAGCATCAGGAGGAGCAGCGTCTGCGCGCCGCCGCGCCGCCGCCCGTCGCCGCGATTCCCGAAGCCGTGCAGCAGGTGCTGCCTCGGTGGAAGCTGAAGTACCTGATGCTGGAGGGCACGTCGCAGGAGCGGCTCTCCGAAGGGCAGGCGCAGCTCGCTCGGGACGAACGCTTCGCGTATGCCGAGGCGGAGGAGTCCTTCCAGCAGGCCCTGTTGCTGGACCCTCGCAGCGACGAGGCCATCAGTGGCTACACGCAGGCCCTGGCGCTGGGACGAGGCCCGGGACTGGATGACGCGTCGTTCGCGGAGGCAAGCAGCCTGGTCGAGGCCGCGGAGGTCCGCGCCGGACGCACGCCCGCGTTGCTCCTGGCTCACGCGAACCTGCTGCTGACGCGCTTCCGTCAGGAGGAGCCGCTCAAGCGCGCGAAGGAGCTGGCGGAGGAGTCGTTGGCGAACGCCCAGGCCACGGCCGCGCAGAAGGCCGAGGCGCACCTGGTGCTCGGCCGCGTGTACCTGTCGTCGTCCGGCGCGCTGGCGCATCAGCACTTCGACTCCGCGCAGAAGCTGGCGCCGGAGCTCAAGCGCATCCAGTACTACCGGGCGCTCGCGCACGAGTCGGCGGGTGAGTATCGGCTCGCGCTGGAGACGTTGCGCAAGCGGCTCGCGGCGGACCCGCGTGACTGGGACAGCCTCGCGACCACGTCGCGCATCTATCAGGAGGTCGGTGAGCCGGACGAGGCGCGCAAGCTGTACGAAGCGCGCGTGAAGGCCGACCCCGACGAGCTCCGGGCGCTGCTGCCGCTGGCGGTGCTGCGCTACCAGTCGGAGGGCACTCCGGCCGTGGGCGTGCGCGAGCTGCGCGCGTTGCTCAAGAGCCGTGAGCGCTATGGCCAGCGGGACGTCGCGGAGGTGCTGGTGCACCTGGCCGCCGCGGAGCGCGCGCTGGGCAACAACGACGCCGCGCTGAAGGCCGCGGAAGAGGCGCTCGGGTTGTCGGCGGACCTGCCCGAGGCCCACCTGCAGGTCTTCCTCGTCGCGCTGGAGCAGCGGGACGCGGCGAAGGCTCGCAAGCACTTGAGCGGCATCCAGGGTTGGCTGGGCGACCGCGCCTTGGAGGCGGTGCTCGAAGGCCGCGTGCTGCTGCTGGAGAAGAAGCCCGCGCAGGCGCTGGAGCGCTTCACGGAGGCGAGCACGCGCGACGACCGGCGCCTGGACGCGCAGCTGCTCGCGGGTGTCGCGGCCGCGGGAGCGAAGCGTCGCGAGGATGCGTTCCGGGTGTTGAACCAGGCGCTGCGCGCGGACCCGCTGAGGCTGGAGCCTCGGGCGCTGGTGACGCGCTTCTGGATGCGGCCCTCGGACACGGTTCGCGGGGTGGAGGACATCATCCTCGCGCTGGCCGAGAACGCGGACGACCCGGGCCCGCACCTGTACGAGGGACTGCTGCGCTTCCACCAGGGGGACCTGGACGGGGCGGACCGCCATTTCCGCGAGGTGCTGGAGTCGGACAGCAACAACGCGGGCGCCATGGCGTACCGGGCGCTCATCGCCCTCCAGCGAGGCAATGCGTCGGAGGCCCGTGCGCTGGCGGCGCGCGCCGTGTCGGCGGGGCGGCAGCTGCCCGTGGCGCACCTGGCGCAGGGATTGGTGCTGGCGGAGGCGAAGCAGGTGGAGCCGGCCAAGCGCTCCTTGCGCGAGGCGCTGGGCCTGTCTCCCACGTTGTTGTCGGCCAAGGCGCGGCTCGCG
- a CDS encoding MerR family transcriptional regulator has protein sequence MEPMDLLDPDEIARIERENAGGLPASAILEIFRPRGVRLSEATFRKYVQAGLLPRSRRVGRKGKHQGSLGLYPVEAVRRINVIKRMMAEGHTLEDIKKSFVFHRNHIDQVERDLGGLLDGLQGELGERAFGGEHRRSLEAELATLRQRAQDLVRDVARLGSAVTAREDESMSSQ, from the coding sequence ATGGAACCGATGGACCTGTTGGACCCCGACGAGATTGCTCGGATTGAGCGCGAGAACGCGGGCGGTCTGCCCGCGAGCGCCATCCTGGAAATCTTTCGTCCCCGGGGCGTGCGTCTGTCGGAGGCGACCTTCCGCAAGTACGTCCAGGCGGGGTTGCTACCGAGAAGCCGCCGGGTCGGTCGTAAGGGGAAACACCAGGGGAGCTTGGGTCTCTATCCCGTGGAAGCAGTGCGCCGAATCAACGTCATCAAGCGGATGATGGCGGAGGGGCACACGCTGGAGGACATCAAGAAGTCCTTCGTGTTCCATCGCAACCACATCGACCAGGTGGAGCGGGACCTCGGGGGTCTATTGGATGGGCTGCAGGGCGAGTTGGGAGAGCGCGCCTTCGGGGGAGAGCACCGTCGTTCGCTCGAGGCGGAGTTGGCAACGCTGCGGCAAAGAGCGCAGGATCTGGTCCGGGACGTGGCCCGGCTGGGCAGCGCAGTCACCGCACGCGAAGACGAATCGATGAGTTCGCAATAA